In Streptomyces asoensis, a single genomic region encodes these proteins:
- a CDS encoding aldehyde dehydrogenase family protein produces MKAHDGIYLDGAWRPAAGRDVIEVVDPVDEQVIGRVPAGDAADVDAAVRAARAALPAWAATPPAERAARLTALRDVLAARKDEIAETVTAELGSPPAFSQAVHASVPIAVAGSYAELAATHSFEEKVGNSVVHHEPIGVVGAITPWNYPLHQIVAKVAPALAAGCTVVLKPAENTPLTAQLFAEAVHGAGVPAGVFNLVTGLGPVAGQALAEHPGVDLVSFTGSTAVGRRIAATAGAAVKKVALELGGKSANVILPSADLARAVNVGVANVMSNSGQTCSAWTRMLVPRERYDEAVGLAAAAAAKYGDRIGPVVSARQRERVRGYIEKGVAEGARLVAGGPEAPRERGWFVSPTVFADVTPDMTVAQEEIFGPVLCVIGYEDEEDALRIANGTVYGLAGAVWAADEAEAVAFARRMDTGQVDINGGRFNPLAPFGGYKQSGVGRELGAHGLAEYLQTKSLQF; encoded by the coding sequence ATGAAGGCACACGACGGCATCTACCTCGACGGCGCCTGGCGCCCGGCCGCCGGCCGGGACGTCATCGAGGTCGTCGACCCGGTGGACGAGCAGGTGATCGGCCGTGTCCCGGCCGGCGACGCCGCCGACGTCGACGCCGCGGTACGGGCGGCCCGCGCCGCCCTCCCGGCCTGGGCCGCGACCCCGCCCGCCGAACGCGCGGCCCGGCTGACGGCCCTGCGGGACGTCCTGGCGGCCCGCAAGGACGAGATCGCCGAGACGGTCACCGCCGAACTCGGCTCCCCGCCGGCCTTCTCCCAGGCCGTCCACGCGTCCGTACCGATCGCGGTGGCCGGCTCCTACGCCGAACTGGCCGCCACCCACTCCTTCGAGGAGAAGGTCGGCAACTCGGTCGTCCACCACGAGCCGATCGGCGTGGTCGGCGCGATCACCCCCTGGAACTACCCGCTGCACCAGATCGTCGCCAAGGTCGCCCCGGCCCTCGCCGCGGGCTGCACCGTGGTGCTGAAGCCCGCCGAGAACACCCCGCTGACCGCCCAGCTCTTCGCCGAGGCGGTCCACGGGGCGGGCGTGCCGGCCGGCGTCTTCAACCTGGTCACCGGCCTCGGCCCGGTCGCCGGCCAGGCCCTCGCCGAACACCCCGGCGTCGACCTGGTGTCCTTCACCGGCTCGACGGCCGTCGGCAGGCGGATCGCGGCGACGGCGGGCGCGGCCGTCAAGAAGGTGGCCCTCGAACTCGGCGGCAAGTCCGCCAACGTCATCCTGCCGAGCGCCGACCTCGCCAGGGCCGTCAACGTCGGCGTCGCCAACGTGATGTCCAACTCCGGCCAGACGTGCAGCGCCTGGACCCGGATGCTCGTCCCCCGCGAACGGTACGACGAGGCGGTCGGGCTCGCCGCCGCGGCGGCCGCCAAGTACGGCGACCGCATCGGCCCGGTCGTCAGCGCCCGGCAGCGCGAACGCGTGCGCGGCTACATCGAGAAGGGCGTCGCCGAAGGGGCGCGGCTGGTCGCGGGCGGCCCCGAGGCCCCCCGCGAGCGGGGCTGGTTCGTCAGCCCCACCGTCTTCGCCGACGTCACCCCCGACATGACCGTCGCCCAGGAGGAGATCTTCGGGCCCGTCCTGTGCGTCATCGGCTACGAGGACGAGGAGGACGCCCTGCGGATCGCCAACGGCACGGTCTACGGCCTCGCGGGCGCCGTCTGGGCCGCCGACGAGGCGGAGGCGGTGGCGTTCGCCAGGCGCATGGACACCGGCCAGGTCGACATCAACGGCGGCCGCTTCAACCCGCTGGCGCCCTTCGGCGGTTACAAGCAGTCGGGCGTCGGCCGCGAGCTCGGCGCGCACGGTCTCGCCGAGTACCTCCAGACCAAGTCCCTCCAGTTCTAG
- a CDS encoding Zn-dependent alcohol dehydrogenase: MAVRAAVLPAVGAPLEITEIDLPAPGPGQVRVRLAAAGVCHSDLSLSDGTMRVPVPAVLGHEGAGTVVAVGEGVGQPAPGAGVVLNWAPSCGSCHPCKLGEVWLCVNALAGAAQVYARTTDGTDLYPGLNVAAFAEETVVPASCVLPLPDGVPLTDAALLGCAVLTGYGAVHHSARVRAGETVAVFGVGGVGLATLQAARIAGASAIVAVDVSPEKEELARAAGATEYMVASDRTARDVRALTGGQGVDVAVECVGRAVTIRTAWESTRRGGRTTVVGIGGKDQQVTFNALELFHWGRTLSGCVYGNSDPAKDLPVLADHIRAGRFDLGALVTERITLEDIPQAFDNMLAGKGARALITF; this comes from the coding sequence ATGGCCGTCCGCGCCGCCGTACTCCCCGCCGTCGGAGCTCCGCTGGAGATCACGGAGATCGACCTGCCCGCACCGGGCCCCGGCCAGGTCCGGGTCCGGCTCGCCGCCGCCGGGGTCTGCCACTCCGACCTGTCCCTGTCCGACGGCACCATGCGGGTGCCGGTGCCCGCCGTCCTGGGCCACGAGGGCGCGGGCACCGTCGTCGCCGTCGGCGAGGGCGTCGGGCAGCCGGCGCCCGGCGCCGGAGTCGTCCTCAACTGGGCGCCGTCCTGCGGGAGCTGCCATCCGTGCAAGCTGGGCGAGGTGTGGCTGTGCGTGAACGCCCTCGCCGGGGCCGCGCAGGTGTACGCCCGCACCACGGACGGCACGGACCTGTACCCCGGGCTCAACGTGGCCGCCTTCGCCGAGGAGACGGTGGTCCCGGCCTCCTGCGTCCTCCCGCTGCCCGACGGCGTCCCGCTCACCGACGCGGCCCTCCTGGGCTGCGCCGTCCTCACCGGCTACGGCGCCGTCCACCACAGCGCCCGGGTCCGCGCCGGCGAGACGGTCGCCGTCTTCGGCGTCGGCGGAGTCGGCCTGGCCACGCTCCAGGCGGCCCGGATCGCCGGCGCCTCGGCGATCGTCGCCGTGGACGTCTCCCCGGAGAAGGAGGAGCTGGCGCGCGCGGCCGGAGCCACCGAGTACATGGTCGCCTCCGACCGCACCGCCCGCGATGTCCGGGCCCTCACCGGCGGACAGGGTGTCGATGTCGCCGTCGAGTGCGTGGGCCGGGCGGTCACCATCCGCACGGCCTGGGAGTCGACCCGGCGCGGCGGCCGCACCACGGTCGTCGGCATCGGCGGCAAGGACCAGCAGGTCACCTTCAACGCCCTGGAGCTCTTCCACTGGGGCCGCACCCTCTCGGGCTGCGTCTACGGCAACTCCGACCCGGCGAAGGACCTCCCGGTCCTCGCCGACCACATCCGCGCCGGCCGCTTCGACCTCGGCGCCCTGGTGACGGAACGGATCACCCTGGAGGACATCCCGCAGGCCTTCGACAACATGCTGGCGGGCAAGGGCGCCCGAGCCCTGATCACCTTCTGA
- a CDS encoding DMT family transporter, producing the protein MNRTRPAERRTELLAAGAAAVTVVLWASAFVSIRSAGDAYSPGALALGRLVSGALVLGAICVVRRAGRPPRSAWRGIAVSGVLWFGFYMVVLNWGEQQVDAGTAALVVNIGPILIALLGARLLGDAMPPRLLAGMAVSFAGAVAVGLSMSGEGGSSVLGVVLCLLAAFGYAGGVVAQKPALGRASALQVTTFGCVIGAVVCLPFAGQLVHEAADAPVSATLNMVYLGVFPTALAFTTWAYALARTTASRMGATTYAVPALVVLMSWLALGEVPGALTLAGGALCLAGVAVSRSRPRTSRAPRPRVAGEAGIPDPGPEAGVPDPGRDAGVPDPGRDAGFPEPGPDQEVTPRTS; encoded by the coding sequence ATGAACCGCACCCGCCCCGCCGAACGCCGTACGGAGCTGCTCGCCGCCGGAGCGGCCGCCGTGACCGTCGTGCTGTGGGCATCCGCCTTCGTGTCCATCCGCAGCGCGGGCGACGCGTACTCGCCGGGGGCGCTGGCACTCGGGCGGCTGGTCTCCGGGGCGCTGGTGCTGGGCGCCATCTGCGTGGTGCGGCGCGCGGGACGGCCGCCGCGGTCCGCGTGGCGGGGGATCGCGGTGTCGGGCGTGCTGTGGTTCGGCTTCTACATGGTCGTGCTCAACTGGGGCGAGCAGCAGGTGGACGCCGGTACGGCCGCGCTGGTCGTGAACATCGGGCCGATCCTCATCGCCCTGCTCGGCGCGCGGCTGCTCGGGGACGCGATGCCGCCGCGGCTGCTGGCCGGGATGGCGGTGTCGTTCGCGGGCGCGGTCGCGGTGGGGCTGTCGATGTCGGGCGAGGGCGGATCGTCGGTGCTCGGTGTGGTGCTGTGCCTGCTCGCCGCCTTCGGCTACGCGGGCGGGGTCGTCGCGCAGAAGCCCGCGCTGGGCCGGGCGAGCGCGCTCCAGGTGACGACCTTCGGGTGTGTCATCGGCGCGGTGGTCTGTCTGCCGTTCGCCGGGCAGCTGGTGCACGAGGCGGCCGACGCGCCGGTCTCCGCGACGCTCAACATGGTCTACCTGGGTGTCTTCCCGACGGCGCTCGCCTTCACCACGTGGGCGTACGCGCTGGCCCGGACGACCGCGAGCCGCATGGGGGCGACCACGTACGCGGTGCCCGCGCTGGTCGTCCTGATGTCGTGGCTGGCGCTGGGCGAGGTGCCGGGGGCGCTCACCCTGGCGGGCGGTGCGCTGTGCCTGGCGGGCGTGGCCGTGTCCCGTTCACGCCCCCGGACCTCGCGGGCGCCGCGTCCGCGGGTGGCGGGCGAAGCGGGGATCCCGGACCCCGGCCCCGAAGCGGGGGTTCCGGACCCCGGTCGGGACGCGGGGGTTCCGGACCCCGGTCGGGACGCGGGGTTCCCCGAGCCCGGCCCCGACCAGGAGGTCACCCCCCGAACCAGCTGA